Proteins encoded by one window of Hyphomicrobium nitrativorans NL23:
- a CDS encoding PLP-dependent aminotransferase family protein, which translates to MPGIDLSMNLPPQPADADLDGRLARALAEVRAESGLAPYLTYQQPGGTGAERKAAAEWLGGMVADLAGGLTADRLILAPGTQPALFALLLAHAAPGDAILTEKLTYPGFKAAAAALGVALIGVEMDGEGMIPGALDRAARGGTAKIVYLTPTMQNPTTATMSADRRKRIAAVVRKRGLVLIEDDPYTFLAPGLPPISSFVPERSYFAASLSKAIAPGLRTSIVVAPDAAAAARCAALLRAVVQMSSPLMAAIATQWMRDGTAADLIKATRKETAARQTLARDALQGQDAIAHPAGLHVWLGLPNRWPAPRFVAHLGGRGLAVVTADAFATDAAPPNAIRLALGAARNQAQLARALAILAEALGEGATGDVIV; encoded by the coding sequence ATGCCGGGCATCGATCTCTCGATGAACCTGCCGCCGCAGCCGGCGGATGCCGATCTCGACGGACGCCTGGCGCGGGCGCTTGCGGAGGTGCGCGCCGAGAGCGGCCTTGCGCCCTATCTCACGTATCAGCAGCCGGGCGGCACCGGTGCGGAGCGGAAGGCCGCAGCCGAATGGCTCGGCGGCATGGTGGCGGATCTCGCAGGGGGACTGACAGCGGATCGTCTGATCCTCGCGCCGGGCACGCAGCCCGCTCTGTTCGCGCTCCTTCTCGCGCATGCCGCGCCGGGAGACGCGATCCTCACGGAAAAGCTGACCTATCCGGGGTTCAAGGCGGCGGCGGCGGCGCTGGGCGTGGCGCTGATTGGCGTCGAGATGGACGGGGAGGGGATGATCCCGGGGGCGCTCGACCGCGCGGCCCGCGGCGGGACCGCAAAGATCGTCTATCTGACGCCGACGATGCAAAATCCCACGACGGCAACGATGAGTGCCGACCGGCGCAAACGCATCGCAGCCGTCGTGCGCAAGCGTGGCCTCGTGCTGATCGAGGACGATCCCTACACTTTCCTCGCGCCTGGCCTTCCGCCGATTTCATCTTTCGTACCGGAGCGAAGCTATTTCGCGGCAAGCCTGTCGAAGGCGATTGCACCGGGCCTGCGCACGTCGATCGTCGTGGCGCCAGATGCGGCGGCCGCTGCGCGCTGCGCGGCGCTTCTGCGCGCGGTGGTGCAAATGTCGTCGCCCTTGATGGCCGCAATCGCAACCCAATGGATGCGCGACGGCACGGCCGCCGATCTCATCAAGGCGACGCGCAAGGAAACGGCGGCCCGTCAGACGCTCGCGCGCGACGCGCTTCAAGGACAAGACGCGATTGCGCATCCGGCCGGATTGCATGTCTGGCTCGGCTTGCCGAACCGCTGGCCCGCGCCGCGCTTCGTCGCGCATTTGGGCGGGCGCGGCCTTGCCGTCGTCACTGCGGATGCCTTCGCGACCGATGCCGCGCCACCCAACGCCATTCGCCTCGCGCTGGGCGCGGCGCGCAATCAGGCGCAGTTGGCGCGCGCGCTCGCGATCCTGGCCGAAGCGCTCGGCGAAGGTGCGACCGGCGACGTTATCGTTTGA
- a CDS encoding acyl CoA:acetate/3-ketoacid CoA transferase, translating into MQNSKVMTADEAIARIKDDDVIATTGFVQSCIPEMLHAALEKRFVETRAPRDLTLIMCAGAGDSKGLGTGRLHHEGLLKRVIAANFGRMPKVAEAAQNNKIQGYNLPQGVISKLYRSCASGSPGLFTKVGLHTYVDPRFGGGKVNTVTREDLVKLLEVEGQEWLFYKATPINVALIRATSADPLGNLSMEKECLTLDVLAQAMAAHNNGGVVIAQVERLVADGSIKPKDVKVPGILVDCVVVADPPEMHRMNYGVVYDPALAGEVRVTVDNLPTMALDERKIIARRASFELPLNGVINLGVGAPDGVANVANEEKVTPYLVMTTEAGAIGGVLAGGSSFGSSANAHSIIDQNQMFDFYHGGGLDLTCLGMAECDSLGNVNTSKFGGRLNGCGGFIDISQNARAVVFAGTFTAGGLKIAIEDGNLKIVQEGRARKFVKQVEQVTFSGQYAADKSQPVIYVTERCVFQLTDHGLELIEVAPGIDIERDILAHMAFKPHIHSPIAMNPALFAEGPMGLLADLLNEGLKDRISYDASRNLLSINLSAWAARKKADVADLQRAISEACTAAGRKVNAVVNQDGCRIAEDLYDQYADMVAYVNKHHYERMARYATSAITRTKLQDALRRRGLETRVYDSAEAAYASLGISAA; encoded by the coding sequence ATGCAGAACAGCAAGGTCATGACGGCCGACGAGGCCATCGCGCGGATCAAGGACGACGACGTCATCGCGACGACGGGCTTCGTCCAGAGCTGCATCCCGGAGATGTTGCACGCCGCGCTGGAGAAGCGTTTCGTCGAGACCAGGGCCCCGCGTGATCTGACCCTCATCATGTGCGCGGGCGCGGGCGACAGCAAAGGGCTCGGCACGGGCCGCCTGCATCACGAAGGCCTTTTGAAGCGCGTCATCGCCGCCAACTTCGGCCGCATGCCGAAGGTTGCCGAGGCCGCGCAGAACAACAAGATCCAGGGCTACAACCTGCCCCAGGGCGTGATCTCGAAGCTCTACCGCAGTTGCGCCTCCGGCAGTCCGGGCCTGTTCACGAAGGTGGGGCTGCACACCTACGTCGATCCGCGCTTCGGCGGCGGCAAGGTGAACACGGTCACGCGCGAAGACCTCGTCAAGCTGCTCGAAGTCGAAGGCCAGGAGTGGCTGTTCTACAAGGCGACGCCGATCAACGTCGCGCTCATCCGCGCCACCAGCGCCGATCCGCTCGGCAACCTCAGCATGGAGAAAGAGTGCCTGACGCTCGACGTGCTGGCGCAGGCGATGGCCGCGCACAACAACGGCGGCGTCGTCATCGCGCAGGTGGAGCGTCTCGTCGCCGACGGCTCGATCAAGCCGAAGGACGTGAAGGTTCCGGGCATTCTCGTCGATTGCGTCGTCGTAGCCGATCCACCCGAGATGCATCGAATGAACTACGGCGTCGTCTACGATCCGGCGCTTGCGGGCGAAGTGCGCGTGACGGTCGATAACCTGCCGACGATGGCGCTCGACGAGCGCAAGATCATCGCGCGCCGCGCCTCGTTCGAGCTGCCGCTCAACGGCGTGATCAATCTCGGCGTCGGCGCGCCGGACGGCGTGGCGAACGTCGCCAACGAAGAGAAGGTGACGCCCTACCTCGTCATGACGACGGAAGCGGGCGCCATCGGCGGCGTGCTGGCGGGCGGGTCGAGCTTCGGCTCATCGGCCAACGCGCATTCGATCATCGACCAGAACCAGATGTTCGACTTCTACCACGGCGGCGGCCTCGACCTCACCTGCCTCGGCATGGCGGAGTGCGACAGCCTCGGCAACGTCAACACATCGAAGTTCGGCGGCCGTCTCAACGGCTGCGGCGGCTTCATCGACATCTCGCAGAACGCGCGCGCGGTCGTGTTTGCCGGAACGTTCACGGCAGGCGGTCTCAAGATCGCCATCGAGGACGGCAACCTCAAGATCGTGCAGGAAGGCCGCGCGCGGAAGTTCGTCAAACAGGTCGAGCAGGTTACGTTCTCGGGACAGTACGCCGCCGACAAGAGCCAGCCCGTAATCTACGTCACCGAGCGCTGCGTGTTCCAGCTCACCGATCACGGCCTCGAACTGATCGAGGTGGCGCCCGGCATCGACATCGAGCGGGACATTCTCGCGCACATGGCCTTCAAGCCGCACATCCACAGCCCCATCGCCATGAACCCGGCGCTGTTCGCGGAAGGTCCGATGGGCTTGCTTGCCGACCTCCTGAACGAGGGCCTTAAAGACCGCATCAGCTACGACGCGAGCCGGAACCTGCTCTCGATCAACCTCTCGGCGTGGGCTGCGCGCAAGAAGGCCGATGTTGCGGATCTCCAGCGCGCGATCTCGGAAGCCTGCACGGCAGCCGGGCGCAAGGTCAACGCCGTGGTCAACCAGGACGGCTGCCGCATCGCGGAAGACCTCTACGACCAGTACGCCGACATGGTCGCCTACGTGAACAAGCACCACTACGAGCGCATGGCGCGCTACGCCACGAGCGCCATCACGCGCACGAAACTGCAGGACGCGCTGCGCCGCCGCGGTCTCGAAACGCGCGTGTACGACAGCGCCGAAGCGGCTTATGCGTCGCTTGGGATTTCGGCGGCCTGA
- a CDS encoding D-alanyl-D-alanine carboxypeptidase family protein, producing MKRLTRRLLTIGMLVLAAVPPLAASAMAQQGGFSTKARNAILMDYDSGSIIYQKAADQLVPPASMSKLMTLAVLFRELKEGDVTLETEFTTSEHAWRTGGAPSRTAAMFIPINTKTPVRELIQGIAVQSGNDAAITVAEGIGGSVEGFLKLMAEEASRIGLKKSTFRNPTGLTDPEHLMTARELAMLARHLIREYPEHYKAFSQRQFDYRRHKFYNRNPLLSEEGLGVDGLKTGHTSAAGYGLVVSSVTEGRRLIGVIMGLESERDRRSEARRMLEWGAKSVSRAKLFEAGEAVGYARVWGGENFYVPLTGQGNLEVILPKFPLDQRIRGEIVYEGPLKPPIRKGEQVAMFRVTSTVPGNPEPVAVSETPLYAESDVDEGGFMWRGVDAILHLALRLVPL from the coding sequence ATGAAACGTCTGACGAGACGGTTGCTGACGATCGGTATGCTTGTGCTTGCGGCGGTGCCGCCGCTTGCCGCGAGCGCCATGGCCCAGCAGGGCGGGTTCTCCACCAAGGCCCGCAACGCGATCCTGATGGATTACGATTCGGGCTCGATCATCTACCAGAAGGCCGCCGACCAGCTTGTCCCGCCTGCGAGCATGAGCAAGCTGATGACGCTCGCCGTGCTGTTCCGGGAGCTCAAGGAGGGCGATGTCACGCTCGAAACCGAGTTCACCACCAGCGAGCATGCCTGGCGGACGGGCGGCGCGCCGTCGCGCACGGCCGCGATGTTCATTCCCATCAACACCAAGACGCCGGTCAGAGAGCTGATCCAGGGCATCGCCGTTCAGTCCGGCAACGATGCCGCGATCACGGTCGCGGAAGGGATTGGCGGCTCCGTCGAAGGCTTCCTCAAGCTGATGGCGGAGGAAGCGTCCCGCATCGGGCTCAAGAAATCGACCTTCCGCAACCCGACCGGCCTCACCGATCCCGAGCACCTGATGACCGCGCGCGAACTGGCGATGCTCGCGCGCCACCTGATCCGCGAGTATCCCGAGCACTACAAGGCCTTCAGTCAGCGCCAGTTCGATTATCGCCGCCACAAATTTTACAACCGCAACCCGCTGCTGTCCGAGGAAGGGCTCGGCGTCGACGGTCTCAAGACCGGCCACACCAGCGCCGCGGGCTATGGCTTGGTCGTGTCGTCGGTGACGGAAGGACGCCGCCTGATCGGCGTCATCATGGGTCTCGAAAGCGAGCGCGACCGGCGCAGCGAAGCGCGCCGCATGTTGGAGTGGGGTGCCAAAAGCGTCTCGCGCGCCAAGCTGTTCGAGGCGGGCGAGGCCGTGGGCTATGCGCGCGTCTGGGGCGGCGAGAATTTCTATGTGCCGCTCACAGGGCAGGGGAACCTCGAAGTCATTCTGCCGAAGTTTCCGCTCGATCAGCGCATCCGCGGCGAGATCGTCTACGAGGGGCCGTTGAAGCCGCCGATCCGCAAGGGCGAGCAGGTCGCGATGTTCCGCGTCACCAGCACGGTGCCGGGCAATCCCGAGCCCGTCGCTGTCAGCGAGACGCCGCTCTATGCCGAGAGCGATGTCGACGAGGGCGGCTTCATGTGGCGCGGGGTCGATGCCATCCTGCACCTCGCGCTGCGCCTCGTTCCGCTTTAG
- a CDS encoding zinc metalloprotease HtpX, whose amino-acid sequence MRFRSAVALAPATGLDYRRGMAKLYFASLLTLSLLVAMVAGVVIAALVATGAMNVGPALVLVVLINGVTFLISPWLTDLMLRWVNKVQFIDDATLKARYPHVHAIVHDVARDYRFSAPSIGIIPDRNPTAFTYGLFRSNARIVLTDGIFEFLNEEETRAVVAHELGHIVNRDFLVMTAAGMLVQMLYVLYASFRRARSGGGDSKGRDKLFIVAIAAYVMYVLGTYILLYLSRTREYLADSFAAERVEARHLANALVKIAYGIATADDTEQGRELLASTRHMGSVDFKGARHLGLVVEASRARPEATAEAMLFDIYNPWARIVELSSTHPLTGKRIKALSVIAKEKRQAFADIDVAAAAKRANVNPAALWSKFLRELGIVSLPTLVFIGVGLAGLASSSPLFAVLAFPAAALAWAAMIPVVYPFHAAQHTDVVSLMGDVAASPIVGRPVHLDGEVIGRADAGSIVGEDTIFADPTGRMTVDFRSLLGPLGDMWAGWRRVARHIGQKGEVVGWFRRGMGGHVILSELNTTAGRLKAYPYLAGVSTMLIVFVVILVIAGVVAVSGA is encoded by the coding sequence ATGCGCTTCCGCTCCGCCGTTGCGCTGGCTCCCGCGACGGGCCTCGACTATCGTCGCGGCATGGCCAAGCTCTATTTCGCGTCCCTCCTCACCCTCTCGCTGCTCGTCGCCATGGTGGCGGGCGTCGTCATCGCAGCGCTCGTCGCGACAGGTGCGATGAATGTGGGCCCCGCGCTCGTGCTCGTCGTGCTCATCAACGGCGTGACCTTCCTCATCAGCCCGTGGCTCACGGACCTGATGCTGCGCTGGGTCAACAAGGTCCAGTTCATCGACGATGCCACGCTCAAGGCCCGCTATCCGCACGTCCACGCCATCGTGCACGACGTGGCGCGGGATTACCGCTTCTCGGCGCCCTCCATCGGCATCATTCCGGACCGCAACCCGACGGCCTTCACCTACGGCCTGTTCCGATCCAATGCGCGGATCGTGCTGACAGACGGCATTTTCGAGTTCCTGAACGAGGAGGAAACGCGGGCGGTCGTGGCGCACGAACTGGGCCACATCGTCAACCGCGACTTCCTCGTGATGACGGCGGCGGGGATGCTCGTGCAGATGCTCTACGTGCTCTACGCGAGCTTCCGGCGGGCGCGGTCGGGCGGCGGCGACAGCAAGGGCCGCGACAAGCTCTTCATCGTCGCGATCGCCGCCTACGTAATGTACGTGCTCGGCACCTACATCCTGCTCTACCTCTCGCGCACGCGGGAATATCTCGCCGACAGCTTCGCCGCCGAGCGCGTGGAAGCCCGTCATCTCGCGAATGCGCTGGTCAAGATCGCCTACGGCATCGCGACGGCTGACGACACCGAGCAAGGCCGGGAGCTTCTCGCCTCCACGCGCCACATGGGCTCGGTCGACTTCAAAGGCGCGCGCCATCTCGGGCTCGTCGTCGAGGCGTCCCGAGCGCGGCCGGAGGCGACGGCGGAGGCCATGCTGTTCGACATCTACAATCCCTGGGCGCGGATCGTTGAGCTTTCGTCCACGCATCCGCTGACGGGCAAGCGCATCAAGGCGCTCTCCGTGATCGCGAAGGAGAAGCGGCAGGCGTTTGCGGACATCGACGTCGCCGCGGCCGCGAAACGCGCGAACGTGAACCCGGCGGCACTCTGGAGCAAATTCCTGCGGGAGCTTGGGATCGTCTCGCTGCCGACGCTCGTTTTCATCGGCGTGGGGCTCGCCGGGCTCGCGAGTTCATCGCCGTTGTTCGCGGTGCTTGCGTTTCCTGCCGCTGCGCTCGCCTGGGCCGCCATGATCCCTGTCGTCTACCCGTTTCACGCAGCGCAGCACACCGACGTGGTCTCGCTCATGGGAGATGTGGCCGCTTCCCCCATCGTCGGCAGGCCGGTGCATCTCGACGGGGAGGTGATCGGTCGCGCGGACGCCGGTTCGATCGTCGGCGAGGATACGATTTTCGCCGACCCGACGGGACGCATGACGGTGGATTTTCGATCCTTGCTCGGGCCGCTCGGCGATATGTGGGCCGGATGGCGCCGCGTTGCGCGCCACATCGGGCAGAAGGGCGAGGTCGTGGGCTGGTTCCGCCGCGGCATGGGCGGCCACGTCATCTTGAGCGAACTCAACACGACAGCGGGGCGGCTCAAGGCCTATCCCTATCTGGCGGGCGTCTCGACAATGCTCATCGTGTTCGTCGTGATCCTCGTCATCGCCGGCGTCGTGGCGGTTTCCGGCGCTTAG
- the rpsU gene encoding 30S ribosomal protein S21: MQVLVRDNNVDQALKALKKKMQREGIFREMKLRNYFEKPSEKKAREKAEAVRRARKLARKKLQREGLLPGKPAAARGAKGPGRGGPGGARPAGSGFGGNSAGAGASAAGGSGGYSSNR; the protein is encoded by the coding sequence TTGCAGGTACTCGTTCGCGACAACAACGTCGACCAGGCCCTCAAGGCGCTCAAGAAGAAGATGCAGCGCGAGGGTATTTTCCGTGAGATGAAGCTCCGGAACTACTTCGAGAAGCCGTCCGAGAAGAAGGCGCGCGAGAAGGCCGAGGCCGTTCGCCGCGCCCGCAAGCTCGCCCGCAAGAAGCTGCAGCGCGAAGGCCTGCTGCCCGGCAAGCCCGCCGCCGCACGCGGCGCCAAGGGTCCGGGCCGTGGCGGCCCGGGTGGTGCGCGTCCGGCCGGTAGCGGCTTTGGCGGCAACAGCGCTGGCGCAGGTGCGAGCGCTGCCGGTGGCAGCGGTGGCTACTCCAGCAACCGCTAA
- a CDS encoding 5-(carboxyamino)imidazole ribonucleotide synthase: MSALPPGSTIGILGGGQLGRMMSLAAGRLGLKCHIYSDVRGPACDFAAASTIAPYEDTAKIRAFAEAVDVVTYEFENVPLEAAAAAEAVAPVRPGPKALEVAQDRLAEKTFIRDLGIPVAPFAAVDNAASFDAAAAGIGGAGILKTRRLGYDGKGQMRIASAAELPGAFEALKGVPSILEGLVPFAFEVSVLVVRGVNGETRFYDVPLNTHKEGILDTSTVPSPIPPAHAKRATELAAAIADALGYVGVLGVEMFYLGADAPEPLVINEIAPRVHNSGHWTQDACLVSQFENHIRAVAGWPLGATERHSDVTMTNLIGADVDRWAALAAEPGTALHLYGKPEARPGRKMGHVNRIRPRSA; this comes from the coding sequence ATGAGCGCACTTCCTCCCGGCTCCACCATCGGCATTCTCGGCGGCGGACAGCTCGGCCGCATGATGTCGCTCGCGGCGGGCCGCCTGGGCCTCAAGTGCCACATCTATTCCGACGTCCGGGGCCCGGCGTGCGACTTCGCGGCCGCCTCCACCATCGCCCCTTATGAGGATACGGCGAAGATCCGCGCCTTTGCCGAAGCCGTGGACGTCGTCACCTACGAGTTCGAGAACGTGCCGCTTGAAGCCGCCGCCGCGGCCGAAGCCGTCGCACCCGTTCGTCCGGGACCCAAGGCGCTCGAAGTTGCGCAGGACCGGCTGGCGGAAAAGACCTTCATTCGCGATCTCGGCATTCCCGTGGCCCCGTTCGCCGCCGTCGACAACGCGGCCTCGTTCGACGCGGCCGCCGCCGGGATCGGCGGGGCCGGCATCCTCAAGACGCGCCGGCTCGGCTACGACGGCAAGGGGCAGATGCGCATCGCAAGCGCCGCCGAGTTGCCGGGCGCATTCGAAGCGCTGAAAGGCGTGCCGTCGATCCTCGAAGGGCTGGTGCCGTTCGCGTTCGAGGTGTCGGTGCTGGTCGTGCGCGGCGTCAACGGCGAGACGCGGTTCTACGACGTGCCGCTCAACACTCATAAGGAGGGCATCCTCGACACCTCTACGGTGCCCTCGCCGATCCCGCCCGCCCACGCCAAGCGCGCAACCGAGCTTGCCGCCGCAATTGCGGACGCGCTCGGCTACGTCGGCGTGCTGGGCGTCGAGATGTTCTATCTCGGAGCGGACGCACCCGAGCCGCTCGTCATCAACGAGATCGCGCCGCGCGTGCACAACTCCGGGCACTGGACGCAGGACGCCTGCCTCGTCAGCCAGTTCGAGAATCATATCCGCGCCGTGGCGGGCTGGCCGCTCGGCGCGACGGAGCGGCATTCGGACGTGACGATGACCAACCTGATCGGGGCGGACGTCGACCGCTGGGCGGCTCTCGCAGCCGAGCCCGGCACCGCGCTCCACCTCTACGGCAAGCCGGAAGCCCGCCCAGGCCGCAAAATGGGTCACGTGAACCGCATCAGGCCGCGGAGCGCATAA
- the purE gene encoding 5-(carboxyamino)imidazole ribonucleotide mutase gives MTERRADVGIIMGSQSDWPTMKAAAAILDALAVPYETKIVSAHRTPDRLVDYARSAAERGIKVIIAGAGGAAHLPGMTASMTALPVLGVPIKTSTLSGIDSLYSIVQMPGGVPVGTLAIGEAGATNAGLLAAQILALSDAALAARVADWRADQTASVAEVPKSE, from the coding sequence ATGACCGAACGCCGCGCGGACGTGGGGATCATCATGGGCAGCCAGTCGGACTGGCCCACCATGAAGGCGGCTGCGGCCATCCTGGATGCGCTTGCCGTCCCCTACGAAACCAAGATCGTCTCGGCGCATCGCACGCCCGACCGGCTGGTGGACTACGCACGGTCCGCGGCGGAACGGGGCATCAAGGTGATCATCGCGGGCGCGGGTGGCGCGGCGCATCTCCCCGGCATGACGGCCTCCATGACCGCCCTTCCCGTCCTCGGCGTGCCGATCAAGACCAGCACGCTGTCCGGCATCGACAGCCTCTATTCCATCGTGCAGATGCCGGGCGGCGTTCCCGTCGGCACGCTCGCGATCGGCGAAGCGGGCGCAACGAACGCGGGCCTGCTCGCCGCCCAAATCCTGGCGCTTTCGGACGCGGCGCTCGCGGCCCGCGTCGCGGACTGGCGCGCCGATCAAACCGCATCCGTGGCCGAGGTTCCGAAGTCCGAATGA
- a CDS encoding L,D-transpeptidase family protein has product MGRLALTALALMLGLGLADAPTAEPRRSAGSLETGAIEPGAPVSSVIPEVTTVPAGYVTYEVQSERAAEETAGRPEEIEPVREKAALTPDAEPEPSTEANVEIEAGAADADPATVKADHGTERDETAANEETEPAEETTAADAPATPVAETDATEAVIADESGAHVPAEQVTEKTEKPPIDPATPVAEAIRARLAELPEEGEEQEVKEREALLDFYATRGYAPLWVSADGLNADATSVIDAFGTANEWGLNPEDFPRPALSDAQSRDFSPADQAAAEVDLMQIVLKYARHARGGRIMQPSEQLNSNLDRRAQLIEPADVLASVADASDKGAALLDTHPKHPQFHLLREKYVAALGKNKHATPNAAAKRLRANMEMWRWKWPDIGEFHIIANVPSYTIDVVKDGKTIHTERIVVGELGKQTSIFSRRLQDVTFRPMWRVPESIKVRELWPSLLRGGGMMRQYGLEVETKSGRRLDWRTMDWANTDIRDYEVVQPPGAKSAMGYVKFSFPSQHTIFMHDTPDKWMFGQRQRTLSAGCLRLRNPLRMAELVLEHDKGWGAAKVDELAKRGPLNNEVLIDGRIPMHIVYQTAWVDEDGTLKTYSDIYGHEKRVTLALDGKWDEINKGRNHLAPHVPDRRQISRAQSGAQQRATPRSGTANSTFMSQFGIGF; this is encoded by the coding sequence ATGGGCCGCCTCGCTCTTACGGCGCTGGCTTTGATGCTGGGTCTCGGCTTGGCCGATGCGCCGACGGCCGAGCCGCGCCGGTCCGCCGGGAGCCTGGAGACGGGAGCGATCGAGCCCGGCGCGCCGGTCTCGTCCGTGATCCCCGAGGTGACGACGGTTCCGGCGGGATACGTCACGTATGAGGTCCAGTCCGAGCGCGCGGCCGAAGAGACCGCCGGTCGGCCTGAGGAGATTGAGCCGGTAAGAGAGAAAGCGGCCCTGACGCCCGACGCCGAACCGGAACCGTCAACCGAGGCGAACGTCGAGATCGAGGCCGGGGCGGCAGACGCTGATCCTGCGACCGTCAAAGCCGATCACGGGACCGAACGCGACGAGACCGCCGCGAACGAGGAAACCGAACCCGCCGAAGAGACGACCGCCGCCGATGCGCCCGCAACGCCTGTGGCGGAAACGGACGCGACCGAAGCGGTGATCGCTGACGAATCCGGCGCGCACGTCCCTGCCGAGCAGGTCACCGAGAAAACGGAAAAGCCTCCCATCGATCCGGCAACGCCCGTCGCGGAGGCCATCCGTGCGCGTCTCGCCGAACTGCCGGAAGAGGGAGAAGAGCAGGAGGTCAAGGAGCGCGAGGCGCTTCTCGATTTTTATGCGACGCGCGGCTACGCACCGCTGTGGGTGAGCGCCGATGGGCTTAACGCCGACGCGACGTCCGTCATCGACGCGTTCGGCACGGCCAACGAATGGGGCCTCAATCCGGAGGACTTCCCGCGTCCTGCATTGTCGGATGCGCAAAGCCGGGATTTCTCTCCTGCCGACCAGGCCGCGGCCGAGGTCGATCTCATGCAGATCGTGCTCAAGTACGCGCGCCACGCGCGCGGCGGGCGCATCATGCAGCCGTCCGAGCAGCTCAATTCGAACCTCGACCGGCGCGCCCAGCTCATCGAGCCGGCCGACGTGCTGGCGAGCGTCGCAGATGCTTCCGATAAGGGCGCGGCGTTGCTCGACACGCATCCCAAGCATCCACAGTTCCATCTGCTGCGCGAGAAGTACGTCGCAGCCCTCGGCAAGAATAAGCACGCCACGCCCAATGCCGCCGCCAAGCGGCTCCGCGCCAACATGGAGATGTGGCGGTGGAAGTGGCCGGACATCGGCGAGTTCCACATCATCGCCAACGTCCCCTCCTACACGATCGACGTCGTCAAGGACGGCAAGACGATCCACACCGAGCGCATCGTCGTGGGCGAACTCGGCAAGCAGACCTCGATCTTCTCGCGCCGCCTGCAGGACGTGACGTTCCGGCCCATGTGGCGCGTGCCCGAAAGCATCAAGGTGCGCGAGCTGTGGCCGAGCCTGCTGCGCGGGGGCGGCATGATGCGCCAGTACGGTCTTGAAGTCGAAACCAAGAGCGGTCGCCGCCTCGACTGGCGCACCATGGACTGGGCCAACACCGACATCCGCGATTACGAGGTCGTGCAGCCGCCGGGCGCGAAAAGCGCCATGGGCTACGTGAAGTTCTCCTTCCCGAGCCAGCACACGATTTTCATGCACGACACGCCGGACAAATGGATGTTCGGCCAGCGCCAGCGCACGTTGTCTGCGGGCTGCCTGAGGTTGCGCAATCCGCTGCGCATGGCGGAACTCGTGCTGGAACACGACAAGGGCTGGGGCGCGGCGAAGGTGGATGAGCTGGCGAAGCGCGGGCCCCTCAACAACGAGGTGCTGATCGACGGGCGCATCCCGATGCACATCGTCTACCAGACGGCATGGGTGGACGAGGACGGCACGCTCAAGACCTACAGCGACATCTACGGCCACGAAAAGCGCGTGACGCTCGCTCTCGACGGCAAGTGGGACGAGATCAACAAGGGGCGCAATCATCTGGCTCCGCATGTGCCCGACCGGCGGCAGATCTCGCGCGCGCAAAGCGGCGCGCAACAGCGGGCGACGCCGCGCTCCGGCACGGCCAACAGCACGTTCATGAGCCAGTTCGGGATCGGGTTTTAG